A genomic segment from Bos taurus isolate L1 Dominette 01449 registration number 42190680 breed Hereford chromosome 1, ARS-UCD2.0, whole genome shotgun sequence encodes:
- the LOC615183 gene encoding histone H2B type 2-K1, producing MSAEHGQLQQSGGRRGRSPGDKKSRRRSRRKETYSMYIYKVLKQVHPDIGISSKAMSIVNLFVNDLFERLAGKAAWLAQYSGRTTLTSREVQTAVRLLLPGELAKHAVSEGTKAVTKYTSSK from the coding sequence ATGAGCGCTGAGCACGGACAGCTGCAGCAGTCTGGGGGCCGGCGCGGCCGGAGTCCTGGGGACAAGAAGTCCAGAAGGCGCAGCCGGCGCAAAGAAACCTACTCCATGTACATCTATAAGGTGCTGAAGCAGGTGCACCCCGACATCGGCATCTCCTCCAAGGCCATGAGTATCGTGAACTTGTTCGTGAACGATCTGTTTGAGCGGCTGGCCGGTAAGGCCGCCTGGCTGGCCCAGTACTCAGGCCGAACCACACTGACGTCCCGGGAGGTCCAGACGGCCGTGCGTCTGCTGCtgcctggggagctggccaagcacgcTGTGTCCGAGGGCACCAAGGCCGTGACCAAGTACACGAGCTCCAAGTGA